The genome window GAGATTATTTATCAAGATGAAGACATTGTGGTATTAAATAAACAAAGTGATTTACTGTCGGTAACAGGCCGCTTACCTGAACATCAAGATTGCTTGCAAACAAGAGTTTGTCGGGTATTTCCAACAGCAACCATAGTGCATCGTTTAGATATGGCGACATCTGGCATTATCATCATGGCCCTTAATAAGCCAAGCCATGTTGCTATTAGTCGACAATTTGAGCAACGCCAAACTGAAAAATACTATATCGCCCGAGTTCTTGGCCATATTAAAGAGCCAACCGGCGAAATTACCCTACCGCTAATTTGTGACTGGCCAAACAGGCCAATGCAAATGGTATGTTATGAACGCGGGAAACAAGCGCAAACTCATTACCAGGTGATAAGCCAAGATGAACACACGACTTTGGTAAAGTTAAAGCCCGTTACAGGCAGAACTCATCAACTAAGAGTGCATATGCGTGAACTTGGCCACCCTATCATGGGTGACCGATTGTATGCCCCCATCGAGGCAACAAAAGACAGAGAGCGAATGTGTTTACACTCGCAATTTTATGCCATTTTTCATCCTAGAACAGGTGAAAGAATAGAGTTTAATGCCGAGTGTCCTTTTGAATAAGTGCCTTGGCACTTATCTTCAAGTTGTAACAATCTAAAAAGTTGGCTACACCATAGCTCCGAAATAACCTCGAAGAGGAATAATCTCAAGAGCTATTAACCCAGATACTTTTGCCAAATTTTACTTACTTGCTCACGCTCTTTTAGCAATTGATCATCACTCATTTGTGTGGGTAAATTCTGCAATACCAAAGCATGACCGTTATCCCTTAATTCACAATAACTCGTCACTAACTGCGCCTCTTCTTCGACACTGATCAGTTGATGTTGCTGTAATAATTCAAATATCCTTACATTATCAGGAAAAGTGGTTAACTTTGGATTTTGAGCACTGTTATTTAACACTAAAAATTGTGCTAAAAACTCAATATCAGCCAAGCCGCCTATGCTTTGTTTAATATCAATCACATCGCTAGAGCTACGATCTAAATGATCACGCATCCGGGCTCGCATTTTAACCACATCTGCTAGAAGCTCGTCGGAATTACGTTTAGTTGTTAAAGTATTATGTCTAATTCTGGCAAAGTTATCGGCGAGTTCATCTTCACCGTAAACAACTCTAGCTCGTACAAGCGCTTGGTGCTCCCAAGTCCAGGCATCTGATTTTTGGTAATGTTCAAAGGTATCAATATGCACAGCCATCAAGCCAGAATTACCAGAAGGACGCAGACGCATATCTGCTTCATACAAGGTTCCGTTAGCGGTACGAGTATTAAATAAATGTAAAATTCGTTGCGCCATTTTTAAATAAAAATGACTGGCACTAATCGCTTTTTCGCCACTGGTCTGGTCATCTTTTTCTCGGTTATGAACAAACACTAAATCCAGATCTGAACCATAACCTAGTTCAAAACCACCAAGTTTTCCATAACCTATAACAGCAAAGCCTTTGTCATTAGTTCCTAATGTAGAGTTCGGCTGCCCATATCGGTGTACCATTTGCTGCCAAGCCATATTTACTACGTCGCTGATAATAGCTTCAGCTAAAGCAGTTAAATGGTCGCTTACTTTCATTACAGGCAATATTCCGGTAATGTCTGCGGCAGCAATTTTTAACTGTTTGGATTGTTTAAACTGTCTTAAACCTTCCATCTGTGCTTCAAGATCATCTTCTGGAATGCGCATCATATGTTCAGTTAATTGCGCTTTATAATCATCTATAGCTGTAATTGAATATAATATTTTTGGATCAATTAATTCATCCAACAGAATTGGGAACTTTGATAAATACTCACTGATCCAAGCACTGGCACGACATAACTTTAATAACTGTTTGAACGCTGGCGGATTTTCATAAAGCAATTCTAAATAAGCTGTTCGAGTAACAATCTTCGCTAATACTTGTAACGTTCTTTCCAGTGTGATTGCAGGCTCTGGCTCTTCGGTTAATTGCTCAATAATTACCGGCATTAATTTATCAATAACTACACGGCCACGATTACCAATACTACGCTTTTGTATTTCCGCTTTAAAATTAATTAGCTGCTTATGTATCTCTGCTGCGGGCCATTTAGGTTGTAATTTTAAAATCCAAGATATTGATTCTGCATCTTCCCAGTTTGCTAACCAGAGAGTTACCCAATGTTGATTTATGCTACTAGTTTTCTCATTATCTTCACCAATAAGTAAACTAAATTCATGATTAACTGCCTGCATATGTTGTTGGCAATGAGATAAATACTCATCCCACTGCTCAAAACCAAACAATTGACATAATCGTGTTTGGTTTTTTTCATCCGTGGGTAGTAGTTGGGTTTGTTGATCATTAAACGCTTGAATAGCATTTTCACTGCGCCGTAAAAAATAATAAGCGTTGAGTAAAACTTGCTTTGATGTTTCTTCAATACAGTCATGTTGTACTAATAAAGTTAACGCCGTTAATAGACTGCGTTGTTGTAACTCAGGGATCCTGCCACCACGGATAAGCTGAAATACTTGCGCAATAAACTCTATTTCTCGAATTCCACCTTCCCCCAATTTTATATTTTGCTGCTGTTGTCTCCTGCGAGCTTCCTGGGCAATCATCAACTTCATTTTTCGAAAACTTTCAATGACACTAAAATCGATATAGCGGCGGTATATAAAAGGCTTTAGTAAATCGTTGAGTGGCTGCTGATAGGTGTTTTCGCCAATAATTCGAGCTTTTAACATGGCATAGCGTTCCCAATCACGTCCTTGATCTTGGTAATAATTTTCTATTGCAGCA of Thalassotalea fonticola contains these proteins:
- a CDS encoding pseudouridine synthase yields the protein MSANPDFIYEPPMTPYLEIIYQDEDIVVLNKQSDLLSVTGRLPEHQDCLQTRVCRVFPTATIVHRLDMATSGIIIMALNKPSHVAISRQFEQRQTEKYYIARVLGHIKEPTGEITLPLICDWPNRPMQMVCYERGKQAQTHYQVISQDEHTTLVKLKPVTGRTHQLRVHMRELGHPIMGDRLYAPIEATKDRERMCLHSQFYAIFHPRTGERIEFNAECPFE
- the glnE gene encoding bifunctional [glutamate--ammonia ligase]-adenylyl-L-tyrosine phosphorylase/[glutamate--ammonia-ligase] adenylyltransferase; the encoded protein is MKDLSSTIVQDILLQQQNSHFSRFAENAPEVLQSLTAEQITLLKHAFAMSDFVAEGLISKPQWVIDTISNNLFNFTEVIDAKPYIFAQIEHCKTEDELQQVLRQLRNKFLIAMAIADLSLECELKTSLANLSHLADTLIEGALNWLSNYCQSLWGQPQNRDGIEQPLLVYGMGKLGGKELNFSSDIDLIFVYPEGGETHGARRSIDNQQYFTRLGQKLIAALDQVTKDGFVYRVDMRLRPFGDSGPLVLSFAAIENYYQDQGRDWERYAMLKARIIGENTYQQPLNDLLKPFIYRRYIDFSVIESFRKMKLMIAQEARRRQQQQNIKLGEGGIREIEFIAQVFQLIRGGRIPELQQRSLLTALTLLVQHDCIEETSKQVLLNAYYFLRRSENAIQAFNDQQTQLLPTDEKNQTRLCQLFGFEQWDEYLSHCQQHMQAVNHEFSLLIGEDNEKTSSINQHWVTLWLANWEDAESISWILKLQPKWPAAEIHKQLINFKAEIQKRSIGNRGRVVIDKLMPVIIEQLTEEPEPAITLERTLQVLAKIVTRTAYLELLYENPPAFKQLLKLCRASAWISEYLSKFPILLDELIDPKILYSITAIDDYKAQLTEHMMRIPEDDLEAQMEGLRQFKQSKQLKIAAADITGILPVMKVSDHLTALAEAIISDVVNMAWQQMVHRYGQPNSTLGTNDKGFAVIGYGKLGGFELGYGSDLDLVFVHNREKDDQTSGEKAISASHFYLKMAQRILHLFNTRTANGTLYEADMRLRPSGNSGLMAVHIDTFEHYQKSDAWTWEHQALVRARVVYGEDELADNFARIRHNTLTTKRNSDELLADVVKMRARMRDHLDRSSSDVIDIKQSIGGLADIEFLAQFLVLNNSAQNPKLTTFPDNVRIFELLQQHQLISVEEEAQLVTSYCELRDNGHALVLQNLPTQMSDDQLLKEREQVSKIWQKYLG